In the genome of Vanessa cardui chromosome 11, ilVanCard2.1, whole genome shotgun sequence, the window TATTGGTTAATTACATGCGATGTAggaaattaagtatatttaattaattaagagaaTTGTCGTTtgtaaaattgataaattagaCAGTATATTGATCggaaatcttaaataataattaggtatatagttattattagcAAAGTATGggttattatttgtaatgataaaaaGTAAAGAGAGAGAAGAAGTGCAAAATCGAAACGTATTAAAGGAATTGTGGTTTGTCAAGATATATATACTTCACTAACCGTCGGCGGGAGTATCGAAGGCATAACGATGGCGATGTCGTCGTGGACCCTAAAAGGCTTGTCAATGCTGACGTATGTGGTGCAGTTGGCTTTGGCGGTGGTCACCCACTGGACGCCTTCGTTGAAATTACCGACGCACGTGTGTGTTCGACAAGCAGCTGTGTCGAATGATTCTCCTAAAATTTCCAAAACCAAATTATCCAAATACCCTCTTAAATTgaagaaacatttataaattcgttcatttataatttattaattttttctttacttcactacatagcataaaacaaagtcgctttctctgtccaaatatccctatgtatacttcaatatttaaaactacgcaatggattttgatgcagtttttttaatagatagagtaattgaAGGgcaaggtttttgtttatattgacaatgtaataaataaacaagaaaaagacagtagtaggtatatattttgaatCAGCATTGCACATATGCGAAGCCGGGCAGGCCTCACGTattatgtattttcaaataattatgcctgaaaaattatacaaacaGCATGTAGAAAATACGTTGCGAGCCCTTGATCTGAACAATGAGCGCAGATAAGATAGTAAGATAAATTCTACAATTAAACTATAATTACGAATACTGTAATGTTTATTAGACGGAGAACGATCTCGaatgtaactttataatattggtaatcCAATTAAAAATGTTCTAAGTACTGCAGTAAAGTGAAATTTGGAACCAAATTAATGAACCAATCaaacgaatatttaaataaaaaatttgagGAAGCTTAGCTTTTGATTTACCTCATGTTCGTTTTAGTTATCGTatgcatatttttatgtacttcctcatttaaaaaatctaaacaaaagacttaaatattttttaacatgtttaaaaaagaaaaataatttagaacgTGCCAATGCAATATAGCAATTAAAGCGTAACGTACATGTAATTACAAACCCAAATAAACTTAAGTTCATGtaagtacattaattaatattgatacttagaaaaacattatttgatCCAACATCTAAGCGACGATAATTACTGTTTATTAAATGGGTTTGGTCGAGtaactacaaaattaaaaccaaaatatactttattgaattaCTTTTTTGCGGGCactttgaatcgtaattttctTTAATCTATCGAGAGGAATCGACGAAAAACTTAGATAACAATTAATTTCTGTAAATAATCGCTTAAATTCAggaaagaattatttaaacattcgaTAAGTTACTCACCAAGCGCCATCTGAGGAATCGTATCAAATCCTTTACAGTAAAAAACTGGCTTCATGGACAAAATCTCCATTTGGTCCCAAAACCCTGGAGTAACCGGCTTCATGTCAGGACTCAACTCAACGTGGACCAGAACCGTTCGCCTATCCATATACAACCTTTTCAGCTTCATCTTAAGTATCACAGACTTCTCGTTTTGAACGAGTCctgaatttttaaaacttttcaaaatatCTTCCGTTATATTGGAATTTATTTCGCCGTAAACgttgatatattttgttctaTAGAATATGTACTCCTTCAATTTCGCCTCCCACACTTTGAAAAGTTTTGGCAAATCGTCCAATTTATAGAGCTTATTATTCTTTAACTTTATTGCGTATACATTGATTAGTGACTGTTTTTCTCTAAcgaataaaaccttctttgatTCCTTAACTGTATACTTTTTGGTATTAATATGAGTACACCAATAGTACCCGTCATCTTTAGGTTTTAAGATGAATTCATTCGTTTCGTCGACACGTTTCTTGTTAATCTTTACGGGATATCGGTTCACCGAATCAGTAAAGCAGTATATGTCATCACCGCTCAGTGTATCGTTAGTTATCAATGTCAATTTGTTTTCCctaaaaatgataatgaatttataataaaatattttatataatttttttaaataatcaagtaAGTGAtactttatgtaaatttaaaattaaattgtaccaATGTAAAAATAGTACCTAtcttggaattaaaaaaaaaactttttgtaatttgcttattttgctataaaatttttacaggtactactttaattatttaatgaaggtaacataatagaaaaaaaatcgtcaTTTCTATTATAggcaacattaaataaatttataatttaatagtttatattaaactatactTACAAATCAATGGCAACATCCAAAGTCAAGTCTTCTAAAGGCACAGAGTGCTCACAGATgacgtcataaaatatataagaactaTTTACGAGGTTCCAAATATCATTATGAAGGGATCCAAACAAAGtgtcattattataaaagaaattttgAAAGTTCCATTCACTTAATggtatctgaaaaaaaaattactactaGTAAATCAgtcatacaaaattttatttaaaatgatgcaAAAAGGAATATCGACTATTTccaactaacctaacctattaTACCATCAATGTAATGGAAACTTACCTCGCTATGATCATTTGTCGCATCATATCTCAACTGTGAATAATCGGAGCTCATTACGATACCCAACGGATATGTATAATTTACTCCTGAGTTTCGAAACATTGGGTAATTAGAGAGTCTCCAACCACGATTCAATAGTGAACCTCCTTTCTTCGTACAAAGGTCCTGGGCCTGGCTCCATGTCGCTCGAACTGCACCGCCCCCAACTCCAGTCAATGCTGACAAACATGTAGACTCCGGACTCCAAAACCTCAAAGAATCCTTTAAAGCCTCACAACCTTCGTTCTTAGTATCTTTATTATCATAAGCTTTAATAACGCAGAAGCTATATTGCTGTTCGTTGCACTTCACTGCAGTATAATTACTAACTGGGTCAATAACAAGGCATAGTTCCTCTTCTAAATCTAATGTAGGATCGATTGTGACGTCATAGACTGCCTCGAACTTATCTCCAATAGTTTTCGTGTAGGACCAGTCAACGAAGAGCCCCCCTGGATGCATAGATTTGTACTCCGTCCATATCACATAATCTGGTTTCGTTATGTTCATTTCATTATACAATTTGGAAGTGTACAAGTTTCCTGCACAATCTTTGTATTTGTCTGCGAATGTTTCCGGTCCTTTCCTTCGAAAACAATATGGAGTGTTTTTACTTTTTGTGAAGAAAAGTGAGTATCCGATTGGGCAGTAAGCCGTGTCGTAGGTCTCCTGGCCATAGGCAATGGGTGAATCTATCCATAACAGGAGTAATATAGCTGCTTGAAgtataaattcaatttgtaaatgcatctgtaacaaattaaattttaactataaaaaaaattaatttcaaacctaAAAATGTACGAGCATAATAtgattcttaattcaaaattaaattactaggTTGATATACATTAGAAATGGACTTTATGAAAGTTTTTACAACAAAGTTTATAGTGAGGTCATGAAACTTTTTTGTACTATATTCgtacatcacaaaaaaaaaatactgtaaaacCAGCACATATTTTCCAAAGTAACGGCTATAATTTCACAATTACACAATCTCTAAAAAAGTTTACGtgtgataaaattaattgtacataataaaataatctaataaacaCAACAGTTGTTGATGACAATGTTGatagttttaataaagaaattaccaGCAATAAAGCATTCAAATAAGAATCGTTAAAGAAAATCAATTGAGATAATGTCAATATGATCATCGATCGATCGATTGGATCGGATCATCCAATCAACCTGagcaataaacaaaataatttacacaataatatatttgtatacatatacacgGTATATTGTATCATTTTTCGATCACAAAAAGCTGAAACATTTGGACTGGGCTTTATCTAATCGAGAGATAGTGAAAAGGCACTTGACGTTATTGCCGATACACTATCATTAACCTCTGATTGTATTACCCAATGACCATCTATTATGCAATTACTTACTCATATATTAAGCTTATTTATGCTTGGCAGCTTACCGAAACAAATAAtccaacttttattttttagagttccTATATCCCTTTTGATTAAACTtagcaattattttttgtgg includes:
- the LOC124533333 gene encoding uncharacterized protein LOC124533333 isoform X2 codes for the protein MHLQIEFILQAAILLLLWIDSPIAYGQETYDTAYCPIGYSLFFTKSKNTPYCFRRKGPETFADKYKDCAGNLYTSKLYNEMNITKPDYVIWTEYKSMHPGGLFVDWSYTKTIGDKFEAVYDVTIDPTLDLEEELCLVIDPVSNYTAVKCNEQQYSFCVIKAYDNKDTKNEGCEALKDSLRFWSPESTCLSALTGVGGGAVRATWSQAQDLCTKKGGSLLNRGWRLSNYPMFRNSGVNYTYPLGIVMSSDYSQLRYDATNDHSEIPLSEWNFQNFFYNNDTLFGSLHNDIWNLVNSSYIFYDVICEHSVPLEDLTLDVAIDLENKLTLITNDTLSGDDIYCFTDSVNRYPVKINKKRVDETNEFILKPKDDGYYWCTHINTKKYTVKESKKVLFVREKQSLINVYAIKLKNNKLYKLDDLPKLFKVWEAKLKEYIFYRTKYINVYGEINSNITEDILKSFKNSGLVQNEKSVILKMKLKRLYMDRRTVLVHVELSPDMKPVTPGFWDQMEILSMKPVFYCKGFDTIPQMALGESFDTAACRTHTCVGNFNEGVQWVTTAKANCTTYVSIDKPFRVHDDIAIVMPSILPPTPEEQLEQVLQDLDRLVNNGSNPVMVEDIDDVFNQVDDILQVHDSLEIPGQLLHLLDQLGSAIELNGSSSAAAVRGNIALLMADAKPGHPVRGLKIATRDTDVFTTDAFEIISTEPNSTVLDSENNEVVVRLPASVAEAPQRISFVVFRNDRAFQPSARYAVNSRVLSVKVGDVTHFQDGEVIDIHLSPLTVDPIRNQSRTCAYWEFLSNGSGYWSREGCTLIRATRPGMLDTCRCTHLTHFAEVLFPRSVFSQKDEDILELLTIIGCCLSLFGLIFVGVTAAIFRSWRRDFNNKIWLQLCIAIFMVALSFLIVIFAKFNQYNVFCMLTGIVLHYSVLASFCWMLVAAVLSYRRLVLVFTRDASHKLLRASAFSWGAPCAVIGVLLSVDPQSYAGPFEEKTPSATFCYPAGLGLWLAVYAPIALVLLVNWTLFFLIVRSVFASRGIQRHGDTNEALRCASVSCLLVFLFGLPWIFGLFAYNVVAAYFFTLTATYQGLMLFLFFVLGNKKTRDLWLNKLKIKQTRKVPVTSSTYSNRSTGWRGGTQGMNFEAKASKPKSLAQDDSRFS